The following are encoded together in the Candidatus Desulfatibia profunda genome:
- a CDS encoding ATP-binding protein, giving the protein MKKLKRAVGNYVTGEKFWDREKDIELFKDLLDEGAHILVAAPRRIGKTSLMREVANRVQDRYYCLHVDLQKAESPADAVAELSKATHPYKQLWEKTKGIFKNILSGLKDNIESLGIDDLTVTLRSGLTAGDWQDKGDQLFLTLAETDKPVVIFFDEFPILVNRLLKGKEFRITPERREATDVFMSWVRDNSIRHQGKVRIVITGSIGIEPALRQADLSASLNTFMPFVLPVWSDEIAKGCLEALANQYEIALSPEAVNMIIEKLGYLIPHHVQLFFDNIYMDCKRRDYKKVTENHVTEIYETKMLSIQGHAELSHLEERLKMAFGLEIYPIALEILTEAAVRGYLDGKSALAICQSYEIAEADPNKILREILEILQHDGYLAQDDERFVFVSRLLKDWWKARFAFGYIPIFERRV; this is encoded by the coding sequence ATGAAAAAACTTAAACGGGCGGTTGGTAATTATGTGACCGGTGAAAAATTTTGGGATCGTGAAAAGGATATTGAATTGTTTAAGGATCTTCTTGACGAGGGTGCCCATATTCTAGTGGCCGCCCCCCGGCGTATTGGCAAAACAAGTCTTATGCGGGAAGTCGCAAACCGGGTTCAGGATAGATACTATTGTTTACATGTTGACCTGCAAAAAGCAGAATCGCCGGCAGATGCTGTAGCGGAACTTAGCAAGGCGACACATCCTTATAAACAGCTCTGGGAAAAAACCAAAGGGATTTTTAAGAACATCTTAAGTGGCCTAAAAGACAATATCGAAAGCCTTGGAATTGATGATTTAACAGTCACCTTGCGGAGTGGATTGACCGCCGGAGATTGGCAGGACAAAGGGGATCAGCTTTTTTTAACATTGGCTGAGACCGACAAACCGGTGGTTATATTTTTTGATGAATTCCCCATTTTAGTCAACCGACTCCTTAAAGGGAAAGAATTCCGGATTACGCCGGAGCGAAGAGAGGCTACGGATGTGTTTATGTCCTGGGTGCGGGACAACAGCATTCGTCATCAAGGGAAAGTCAGGATTGTTATAACAGGTTCTATCGGTATTGAGCCTGCATTAAGACAGGCCGACCTCAGCGCGTCTTTAAACACATTTATGCCTTTTGTATTGCCGGTATGGTCCGACGAAATCGCCAAAGGTTGTCTGGAAGCTCTTGCAAATCAATATGAAATAGCATTGTCCCCGGAAGCCGTAAACATGATCATTGAAAAACTGGGGTATTTGATTCCACATCATGTTCAGTTGTTTTTCGACAATATTTACATGGATTGCAAACGGCGAGACTATAAAAAGGTTACCGAAAATCATGTAACTGAAATCTATGAAACTAAAATGCTCAGTATTCAGGGGCATGCCGAATTAAGCCACCTGGAAGAACGGCTAAAAATGGCATTTGGTTTGGAAATATATCCCATCGCGTTAGAGATTCTTACTGAAGCGGCGGTTAGAGGATATCTGGACGGTAAATCAGCACTGGCAATCTGCCAAAGTTATGAAATTGCCGAAGCTGATCCAAATAAGATTCTGCGAGAAATTTTAGAAATCTTGCAACACGATGGTTATTTAGCCCAAGATGACGAGCGGTTTGTTTTTGTTTCTCGCCTGTTAAAAGACTGGTGGAAAGCGCGTTTTGCTTTCGGCTACATTCCGATTTTTGAAAGGAGGGTGTAA
- the nifS gene encoding cysteine desulfurase NifS: MRVIYVDNNATTQVAPEVLEEMQPYFGEFYGNPSSMHSFGGKVGRKLKEARAKVAALLGAAPEEIIFTSCGTESDNTAIRAAIQSYPNKKHIMTSRVEHPAIKNLFEYLSKNGYRVTFVPVDRQGCLDVDYLYKNLFEDTAIVSLMWANNESGVVFPIEEISQVVKDRGIVFHTDAVQAVGKIPIDLKKSAVDKLSLSGHKLHGPKGIGALYVRKGTKFSPFLIGGHQEGGRRGGTENVAAIIGLGKATELAATHLKEENTRVKQLRDKLENEIIKRVPNTLVNGDREHRLPNTSSIAFEYVEGESILLMMDEFGICASSGSACTSGSLEPSHVLRAMGVPFTAAHGSIRFSLSVYNTKEEIDFIIEKLPPIIRRLRELSPFWKESKTGI; encoded by the coding sequence ATGCGTGTTATCTATGTAGACAACAACGCCACCACTCAGGTTGCGCCGGAAGTGCTGGAGGAAATGCAACCCTACTTTGGCGAATTTTACGGAAACCCTTCCAGTATGCACTCGTTTGGCGGAAAGGTCGGCCGGAAATTGAAAGAAGCCCGTGCCAAGGTGGCCGCTCTGCTGGGTGCGGCCCCGGAGGAGATCATTTTTACCAGTTGCGGTACGGAAAGCGACAATACGGCGATTCGGGCCGCAATTCAGTCATATCCGAACAAGAAACATATCATGACCTCCAGGGTCGAGCATCCCGCGATAAAAAACCTGTTTGAATACCTTTCCAAAAACGGTTATCGCGTGACATTTGTGCCCGTTGACCGCCAGGGTTGCCTCGACGTGGATTATCTGTACAAAAACCTATTCGAAGATACTGCCATTGTCAGCCTGATGTGGGCCAACAACGAGTCCGGCGTCGTGTTTCCCATTGAAGAAATTTCCCAGGTTGTGAAAGATCGGGGGATTGTATTTCATACCGATGCAGTCCAGGCTGTCGGCAAAATACCCATCGATCTTAAAAAATCCGCCGTAGACAAGCTCTCCCTTTCCGGCCATAAACTGCATGGACCAAAAGGTATCGGTGCGCTCTATGTTCGCAAGGGGACAAAATTTTCTCCTTTTCTAATCGGCGGTCATCAGGAAGGAGGCCGCAGGGGCGGAACCGAGAACGTTGCCGCCATCATCGGGCTGGGAAAAGCCACCGAGCTGGCAGCAACCCACCTAAAGGAAGAAAACACCCGAGTCAAACAGCTAAGAGACAAGCTGGAAAACGAGATCATCAAACGAGTTCCCAACACCTTGGTCAATGGAGACCGGGAACATCGTCTGCCCAACACTTCAAGTATTGCCTTTGAATACGTGGAAGGCGAATCGATTCTTCTGATGATGGATGAGTTCGGTATCTGTGCCTCTTCAGGCTCGGCCTGCACATCCGGCTCCCTGGAACCGTCCCACGTCCTGCGTGCAATGGGGGTGCCGTTTACGGCGGCGCACGGCTCGATTCGATTCAGTCTGAGCGTATACAACACTAAAGAAGAAATCGACTTTATCATTGAAAAGCTGCCGCCGATTATCCGGCGGCTGCGGGAGCTGTCGCCCTTCTGGAAAGAATCAAAAACAGGAATTTAA